The DNA segment GCTTCAGAGCTGGCAGGCCGCCTTCGGCGAACACAACGTCCTTGCAAGTCCAAACGCGCTTGATTTCCATCTCACCCTCCGAACAACCGCTCGAAATTGCTTTCGAGCACAAGTTTTGCCTGCATCGCCGGCAGCGCGCTTTGCACAAACGTCACCGGGTGCGGCTCGCCGAGCGGGAACGGCGCGTCACTTCCGAGCAGGATCTGTTCAACCGGTATCACGTCGGCGACGTATCGCAACATCGCGGGTTCGAAGCAGATGGAATCGACATAGAGCTGGCGCAGATAATCGCCGACCGGTTTGGTCAGCGTGCGCTTGAGCTGCGGATTGGTATCGACTTCGCGCTGCATGCGGGCGCGCAGCGCCGGGCTGAACGCACCGCCATGGGCGCAAACCAGCTTAAGCGTGGGCCAACGGTCGAGAAAGCCCGAACAGATCATCTTCAGGATGTTGATGGTGCTGTCAAACAGATAACCCGCGACGATCGTGAGCTCATAGTCGCTGGTCCTGTCTTTCCCTAACGGATCAGCCGGATGCACGAACAGGGGAACATCGAGATCGATGGCGGCCTGAACGATTGGCTCGAAGCTGGCATCGTTCAGATAGAGGCCGCGGACGTTGGAGGCGATATGTCCCCCGATAAAGCGATGATCGCGGACACAGCGGCGCAATTCTTTCGCCGCCGCTTCGGGATCCTGCATCGGCAACAACGCCCAGCCGCCAAATCGCTTCCGATCCGGCGCAATCGCCGCCGCCAATCCGTCGTTGAAGACGGTGGCGGCTTCCACGGCGAGCGAGGCTTCGAGATGATAGTCGATAAAGGGCGTCGCCTGCGACAGCATGGCGCGCTCGACGCCGTCACGATGCATCCGCTCGAGCTGCTTTTCCATCTGGAAGAAGGTTGTGTTCAGGCCGAAATGCATGCCGCGAATATCGAGGTCGACCGCGTCGCCTTGCTGCCGCTTCGTGACAATCGCAAATTCCGGACGCGAGCGCGCGAACTTGAAGAACTGCTCCGGAACGTAATGGCAGTGAATATCGGTGATCATGACTAGTGGTCCGATTCTAACATTCGCATCCCTTCTCAGCGGTCCCTTTTGCGAATGTTAGAATCAAAAAGGACCACTAGCGAAATATATGTTTCTAGTGGAGTTTGGGATTTGACATTCGCTTTCGGAGTTCGCGGCTTGGGGGGCAGCGAATGTCAAATCCACTCCACTAGAGTCCCAAATAGGCCGTTTTCAGCCGCTCGTCGTTGAGCAGTGCGGGGCCTTCGCCTTCCATGACGATCCGCCCGTTTTCGAGCACGTAGGCGCGGTCCGCCGTCCGCAGCACGTGGTGGACATTTTGCTCGACGATCAGAATGGTGAGACCCTTCCGGCGCAGGTCGGCGATCAGGTCGAACAGAAGCTTGACGTAGATCGGCGCAAGCCCTTCGGTCGGCTCATCCAGTAACAGCACCTGCGGCCGCGCCATCAGCGCCCGGCCGATCGCGAGCATCTGTTGTTCGCCGCCGCTCATCGAGCCCGCGACCTGGCTGCGCCGCTCCGACAACGTCGGCAGCAAAGCGAAGACCTCGTCGAGCGATTGCGAAATCACCGCGCGCGCCGCCGGCGCATAGGCCCCGACTTCGAGATTTTCGAGCACCGTCATGAATGGAAACAGCCGCCGCCGTTCCGGTACCAGCACCAGACCCCTGGATGGACGCTCCCAAGGGGCCAGGTCCTGGATGGGCGCGCCATCCAGCAGCACCTCGCCGCGGCATTCGGCCCGCAGGCCTGCCAGCGAGAACATCAGCGAGCTCTTGCCGGCGGCGTTAGCCCCGACAAGGCCGACAATCTCGCCGGCGCCCACGGCGATGTTGACGCCGTGCAACACCTGCATGGCCCCATAGAATGCGTCGAGGTTTTTGACCTCAAGCAAGCTGCATCTCCTCGCCGAGATAGGCCTTGACCACCAGAGGATCGCGGGCGACGACGGCCGGAGCGCCTTCTGCGATCACGTGACCGCGATTGATCACGACCATCCGCGTCGCTGTTTTCATGATCGCGTAGAGCACGTGCTCGACCCAGATCACCGTGACGCCGCGTGCCGGCAGCCCAGCAACGATCTCCGTCATCGCGCCGACCTCCGTCGGCGTCAGTCCCGCCATGATTTCGTCAAACAACACGAGCTTCGGCCGCATCGCCAGCGCACGGGCAACCTCCAGCCGCTTCAGCAAGCCAACCGTCAGCTCGCTGGCGGGCCGATCGCGATACGGCGCAAGCCCAAGATCGGTCAGCGTGGCGTCGGCGAGGTCCCGCGCCGCCGTCACCGACCGCTCGCGCAGGAACGCGCTGATCATCACGTTTTCGATGACGGACAATTGCCGATAGGGTTTTGGGATCTGAAAGGTGCGGGCGACGCCGGCGCGAGCCATCTCATGGGATTTCCACCCCGTCACGTCCGCTCCATCAAGCCTGATCTGTCCCCCCGACGGCCGCATCACCCCCGCGACCAGATTGAACAGCGTGCTCTTGCCAGCACCATTCGGCCCGATCAGCCCGAGCAACTCGCCCGGCTGCACTTTGAATGAGACGTTATCGACGGCGCGGGTGGCCCCGAACGTCCGGCTGACGTCTTGCACCTCGAGGAGCGTGCTCATGGCTGCGGCCCTCGCGACTTGAGCTTATCGAGTGCGCCTGCAATGCCCGACGGAAAATACAGCATCACGACGATCAGGCCGACGCTGTAGATCACAAGATGCAAACCGGCCGCGGCGTTGCCGAGATTGGCGCGCAGAAGTTCCGACAGGGGCGTGATCAGAAACGAGCCG comes from the Bradyrhizobium erythrophlei genome and includes:
- a CDS encoding ABC transporter ATP-binding protein, which gives rise to MSTLLEVQDVSRTFGATRAVDNVSFKVQPGELLGLIGPNGAGKSTLFNLVAGVMRPSGGQIRLDGADVTGWKSHEMARAGVARTFQIPKPYRQLSVIENVMISAFLRERSVTAARDLADATLTDLGLAPYRDRPASELTVGLLKRLEVARALAMRPKLVLFDEIMAGLTPTEVGAMTEIVAGLPARGVTVIWVEHVLYAIMKTATRMVVINRGHVIAEGAPAVVARDPLVVKAYLGEEMQLA
- a CDS encoding ABC transporter ATP-binding protein, which encodes MLEVKNLDAFYGAMQVLHGVNIAVGAGEIVGLVGANAAGKSSLMFSLAGLRAECRGEVLLDGAPIQDLAPWERPSRGLVLVPERRRLFPFMTVLENLEVGAYAPAARAVISQSLDEVFALLPTLSERRSQVAGSMSGGEQQMLAIGRALMARPQVLLLDEPTEGLAPIYVKLLFDLIADLRRKGLTILIVEQNVHHVLRTADRAYVLENGRIVMEGEGPALLNDERLKTAYLGL
- a CDS encoding amidohydrolase family protein, which codes for MITDIHCHYVPEQFFKFARSRPEFAIVTKRQQGDAVDLDIRGMHFGLNTTFFQMEKQLERMHRDGVERAMLSQATPFIDYHLEASLAVEAATVFNDGLAAAIAPDRKRFGGWALLPMQDPEAAAKELRRCVRDHRFIGGHIASNVRGLYLNDASFEPIVQAAIDLDVPLFVHPADPLGKDRTSDYELTIVAGYLFDSTINILKMICSGFLDRWPTLKLVCAHGGAFSPALRARMQREVDTNPQLKRTLTKPVGDYLRQLYVDSICFEPAMLRYVADVIPVEQILLGSDAPFPLGEPHPVTFVQSALPAMQAKLVLESNFERLFGG